The sequence GGCGACGTCGTCCGGGGACGGACCGGCGGCCGGTGGCTCGACGTGCGCGGTCGACGACGGGCCGGACCAGGTGGTCGGCAGCGGGCCGTGGCCGGGCAGCACGTGCGCGACGATCTCGTCGAGCACGCGCCGCACCGCGGGCTCGCCCACCCACAGGTGCTTGGCGCCGTCCACGGCGATCACCTCGGCCTGCGGCACGCGCGCGAAGCGGGCGCGGGCCTCGTCGGGCCGCAGGTAGTCGTCGAGCTCCGGCACCAGCACGACGAGCGGGCGGCCGAAGTCGGCCCACGCGTCGAGGTCGGCGTCGGTCGCCCGGTGCAGCGGCGGCGAGAGCAGCACCGCGCCCTCGACCGACGGGTCGCGGCCGTGCATGAGCGCGAGCTCCGTGCCGAACGACCAGCCGACGAGCCACCGGTGCGGCAGGTCGTGGAACTCGGCGTACTCGATGGCCGCGGCGACGTCGAGCCGCTCACCCCGGCCCTCGTCGAACGCGCCGTCGCTGGTC is a genomic window of Cellulomonas fulva containing:
- a CDS encoding alpha/beta hydrolase — encoded protein: MSATTGTPTEIRSLTVLPAHREDVELHTADGLTLVGELARPLAAGAGSDGPPATPAATLVTLHPLPTHGGYMDSHVYRKAAWRLPALADLAVLRFNTRGTTSPRGTSDGAFDEGRGERLDVAAAIEYAEFHDLPHRWLVGWSFGTELALMHGRDPSVEGAVLLSPPLHRATDADLDAWADFGRPLVVLVPELDDYLRPDEARARFARVPQAEVIAVDGAKHLWVGEPAVRRVLDEIVAHVLPGHGPLPTTWSGPSSTAHVEPPAAGPSPDDVADGATGTPRQDDERGDATEEDA